From the Halomonas sp. MCCC 1A13316 genome, the window ACATGAACAAGCTGATGCAAGGGATCGAGCGTTTCTGGAAGGATGAGGAAGGCGCTGAGGTGGTCGAGTGGGTGTTGGTTTGTGCACTAATTGTTGCGGCTTTTGTTGCTGGATATACGCTTTTGAGCGCAGAAATAACAGCAGCATTCAAGACCATTACTGATGCGCTTAGCGGTGCTGGTACGACTCCCGCAGCGTAACGTGTATTTGGGCTGAGGGGGTAGCTGTTGCCCCCTCTTTTTTCTCAAAAATAGAAGGGTTAACGGGATGGATGAAAGGGCACTTATTATTGGTGGCTGCATTGTGCTCCTGGTAGGAGCCACCGCCATCTGGGATTTACTACAGAGGCGTATCCCTAATCCTCTTGTTCTGGCCGGGGCTGCTGCCGGGCTGCTGCTGCAGGGAGTGCTGTCAGGCTCGGGCGGTATCCTGGCCGCCACCTACGGATTGCTGGTGGGCTTGGCGGTATTCATGCCCGGTTACCTGCTGGGATTTACCGGTGCCGGCGATGCCAAGCTGATGGCGGCGGTGGGCACTTTTATGGGGCCGTTGGGAGCGTTTCAGGCCGCACTCGCCAGCATTATGGCGGGCTCGATGATCGCCATTGGCTATCTCCTGTTTGCCGTGCTGTTTCGCCAGACGGCTTCGCCAATGACGCGTTATGGATTGATGGCAAGGGTGCTAGTGGCAACCGGAAGGCCTATTTATATCAAACCGGAACAAGGCGAGGTGATGGGTCGAAAGTTTCCCTTTGCCGTGGCGATTGCATTGGGGACGACAGGATGGATGATCTGGCAATGGCCGCTGGGCTAGTGAGTATAAACAAGAACAAGAAAAGGAACCCAGCGGCCATTTCCAGGCCATTCGTTAACTAAGCGTTACGCTGAAAAAGTGAGGCCGATCATGCTCTCGGAAGCCATCCCCCTTGACGATATCAGCCACGGCCAGGCGGCTGCACGACGCGCCCCGCGCCCCGGTACGGTGGCGGAAACGGGGCTGTCGGTGCTCTATCTGGGCGACCTGCTGGTCAAGCAGCTGTTCGAGCAGGGCGTGCTCGACCTGCATCAGCTGAGCCGCGAGAGTGCGCTGGCCGGCAGTGTGGTGGAAGAGGTGTGCCGCTTCCTGCGCGAGGAGGGGCGGTTGGAGGTGCGCGGCCAGGGGGGAAGCGGGGCGCTGCGCTTCGGGCTTACCGACCGCGGCCGCGCCTCGGCGCTGGAGGCGCTCACCCGCGACGGCTACAGCGGCAAGGCGCCGGTCACTCTGGAGGAATATAGCGCGCGAATTCGCGGGCAGGCGCTCAGCGAGGTGGGCATCCGCCGCGAGACGGTGCGAGAGGCCTTTGCCGACACCGTGATCGACCCGGCGCTGCTCGACCAGCTCGGCCCCGGGCTGCACTCCGGCCGTGCCATGTTCATCCATGGCGAGGCGGGTACCGGCAAGAGCTACATCGCCCGCCGGCTGGTGCGGCTTCTGCCGGGGGAGGTACTGGTGCCCCACGCCATCCTGGTGGGGGGCAAGGCGCTGCGCTGCTTCGACCCCGCCGTGCACCATTCCCTTGAAGCGCCGGACGAATCACCGCGCGCCGCGCAGCTCTACCTGGAGCATGGCCATGACCCACGCTACGTGCGTTGCCATCGCCCCTGTATCGTCACCGGTGGTGAACTGACCATGCAGCGGCTCGAGGTGCAGTACGACGCCGCCACCCATATCCACCAGGCGCCGGTCCAACTGCTGGCCAACAACGGCATGCTGATCATCGACGACCTGGGCCGCCAGAGCATGACCCCTACGGAGCTGTTCAACCGCTGGATCGTGCCGCTGGAGGAACGGCGAGACTTCCTGGCGCTCTCGAACGGCTACCACTTCAGCGTACCTTTCGACGTGGCGCTGGTGTTCTCTACCAACCTCGACCCGCTGTCCCTGGCCGACGCCGCCTTTCTGCGCCGCATCGGCTACAAGATCCGTTTCGCGCCGCTGGAACAGGATGCCTACCGGCAGATCTGGGCCCAGCAGTGCCGCGCGAGCGATATTCCCTTCGATCCGGCCCTAGTCGATTTCGTGATCTTCGAGCTGCACGCACGCCTCGGCGTGCCGCTGCTGGCCTGCCACCCACGCGACCTGCTGGGGCTGGCGGTAGATCGACTGCGTTACTGGGGCGAAGAAGCACCCGACCGGGAGGTGCTCGCCTGGGCCTGGCAAACCTATTTCGGTGATTTCTCGGACAGCGACCGCCTAGGCGGTGACGGCAATACGAGCGGGAGGAGTGCGTCATGAAGAAGAAAGGCATTGCCACGATGTTTGTCATCTCGATATTGATGGCCGGTGGCGCGGCCCTGATCGCCATGAGCTGGATGGAGCAGCAAAGTGACGAGCACGATGCCTTGGCCGAGGCCGGCCAGGTGGTAGTGGCCGCGCTGCAGATTCCCTTCGGCACCACGGTACAGGCAAGCGACCTCAAGGTACTGCGGCTGCCGCCCGACTCGGTACCGCCTGGCAGTTTTAATGAAATTGAGGGTGTGGTGGGGCGGGTCAGTAACCAGGTGATTTATGCCGGCGAGATCCTGCATGAGGGCCGTGTGGCCGAACACCTGGGCGGCAGCGCCCTGGCGGCGCTGCTCGACCCCGGCATGCGGGCCATGAGCGTACGCGTCGATGACGTGGTCGGCGTGGCCGGCTTCCTGCTGCCGGGCAACCGGGTGGACGTGGTTTCCAGCAAGCGCAACGGCAGCCGCGACAGCTTCGAGTCGAAGACGGTGCTGCAGAACCTCAAGGTACTGGCGGTGGACCAGATCGCCAGCCAGGAGCGCGACGGCCCGGTCATCGTGCGCGCGGTAACGCTGGAGGTGGCTCCCTCCCAGGCGGAAACCCTGGTCAAGGCTACCCAGGAGGGCAAAGTGCAGCTGACCCTGCGCAACCCGTTGGATCCAGAAGAGAAACCCGACCTGCTGGCGGCCCAACGTGAGTTGCTCGGCGTCGAGCCGCCCCGCGAGCGTAGCTCGCCGCCGTCACCGCGCACCACCGTCGCCCAGGCGCCGCGCCGGGTGACAGTGATCCGCGGCACCCAGTCGAGCACCGTGACCGTACGCAACTGAAGCCGACAGTGAAGCGGCAGGAGACAAGGCGGCGGTGCCGTCTGGATAAGAAAAATGTGGTGATACCGGCGTGTTGCCACGACTCACTAGCAGTCAGGCAGGGAGAATCGACATGGTCATTCGAAACGAGGCTTGGAAGGGGCTGTTATGGGCTCTGTTGACAGTAACCGTCCTGGGGTGGGACATCGAGAGCGAGGCTCAGGAGTCAACGCGCAGCGTGGCGATGCCAATCGAGGGTCGAACGGTTGCGGTGGCGGTGGCACTGAACAAGGCCCAGGTATTGCAGTTCCCCCGGGCGGTGCGGGTGGTGTCGGTGGGAAATCCCGAGATCGCCGATATCGTGGTGATGGGCTCGCGGCAGATCTACGTGCTGGGCAAGTCCACCGGCACCACCAACGTGGTGCTGTGGGACCAGTCGGAGAATATCGAGGGCACCCTCAACGTGACCGTCACCCATGACCTCGAGACGCTCAAGAGCAATCTTCACGAACTGCTGCCAGGCGAGAGCATCCAGGTGCGCTCGGCCCAGGATGGCATCGTGCTCAGCGGCGAAGTCTCCAGCGCCGAGCGCCTCGAGACCGCGTTGCGGCTGGCCAATCGCTACGCCGGCGGCGAGGAGGGCATCGTACTCAACCTGATGCAGGTGGGCGGGGCACAGCAGGTGATGCTCGACGTCAAAGTGGCAGAGGTGTCGCGTTCGCTGGTCAAGCGGCTCGAGGCCAACTTCAACGTCTTCAACGTGGGTTCGTCGGCATTCCGCGGCGGAGCGGTCAGCGGGGGGGCGAGTTTTCCCGATGCCGTTTTCGAGGGGGCAGAAGGCCTGGGAGGCCGGCTGCCGGTTTTCGGCGGTGGAACGCCGATCGGCCCGGTTGTCGATGAGTTTGCCCCCGCGACGGCCACCATTGCGGATACCGGCATCTTCGCCAGCTACCTGCGAGGCGACTACCTGCTCAACCTGGTGCTGGACGCCGCCAGCCGCGAGGGCGTGGCCAAGATCCTCGCCGAACCCAACCTGACCACCCTGACCGGACAGCCCGCTCGCTTCCTGGCCGGCGGCGAATTTCCCATTCCCGTGCCTCAGGGCGACGGTCAGGTGGCCATCGAGCACAAGGAGTTCGGGGTAGGGCTTGGCTTCCTGCCGGTGGTGCTGGACTCCGGCACGATCAATCTTCAGGTGGATGTCTCCGTTTCCGACCTGGTGCCGGCCAATAGCCTGCAGGTGGGGGTCGGCAGCGGAGTGAGCACCCAGTTCTTCGTCCCCGCGCTGTCCAAGCGTAGCGCCAGCTCCACCGTGGAGCTGGCCACCGGCCAGACCATAGCCATCGCCGGCATGCTCAACGAGAGCCTGCGCGAGAACGTCTCCAAGATGCCCGGGCTGGGAGAGGTACCGGTGCTGGGGGCACTGTTTCGTAGCCAGGAATATATCAAGGAGCAGACCGAACTGGTGATCTTCGTCACCCCGCGTCTGGCTCGTTCCTTTTCGCCCGATCAGGTGCGCCTGCCCACCGGTTCCTTCGTCCCGCCGAGCGATCTCGAATTCTATCTGCTGGGTAGCTTCCGGTCCCTCGAGGAGGGTGGCAGCCAGCGTCCGCGGCCCTCGAGCCTGGACCTGGAAATGATGTCGAGCCGTCGGGAAGGCGGTACCGAAGGGCGTTTCGGCCATGACCTCTGAACGCTGCTCACTAATGCTACTCCGGCCTAGCCAAGGGGAATGCACCATGACCGATTACCACATCAAGAGAGTTACTGCGCACCGGGGCGGCAATGCCGCGGGGGCCATTCGCTGCTTGGGATTTTTAGCCCTCGCCCTGGTGCTTTCAGCGTGCACGGCACCGCGGCCGGGGGCCGATCTGCCCCCCTACGGCGACACCGTTCGACATACCAGGGAAATCCAGACCTATGAACCGGGTGATGCCGTACCGCCGCTGCATGGTGCCAAGGCGGCCGAGGCAATGCGTACCTATCGCTTGCCGCCCGCTGGGGCTCCGCTGGCGCCAGGCGCCATGCAGTGAAACGGGCTGCCCAGCCACACTGCCGGCCGCAACAAGAGCGCAACAGGATTGGCTTGAGGCCAGCAACTTCGATAACAAGCAGGTGACACGATGCGCAGACAGCTCGAGATTCAGCTGACGGGAAGGTCCCAGGAGCAGCTGCGGTCCCTGGAGGCGCTCTTGTGCAGCCAAGGCGATATCCAGGTGAACTCACGGCTGATGGTCAATGGCAACATCGATCCCCTGGAGGGGGTCTCGCCGCTGCCCGATGCGCTGGTACTGCTGGTCGGCGATCACTGGGAGGCGGAACTCATGGCAATTTGCGAACGACCGGCCAGCGAGCGTCCACCGCTACTGGTGGTTGGGCCGAAGGGCAATGTGGAGCTGATCCGGCTTGCCATGCGCGCCGGTGCTCGTGATTTTTTCTCCCCCCCAATCGACGACGGCGAAATCATCCAGTTCTTGCGTGAGCTGGCACGCGATCGCCCGAAGGTCTCAGGGCGGGAATGCCGCACAACAGCGGTGATCAACGCCAAGGGCGGTTCCGGCGCCAGCCTGGTGGCGGCCAACCTGGCCCACCGGCTGGCCCGCAATGACCGCAGCACGGTGCTGGTCGACATGGACGTTCAATTCGGCTGCCTTCCGCTCTATTTCAACCTTGTACCCGATCACGGCCTGGTACGGGCCTTGGAATCCGCCGACAACCTGGATGCACTGGCCATGGCAGCCTACGTACAACAGCACGATAGCGG encodes:
- a CDS encoding Flp family type IVb pilin; protein product: MNKLMQGIERFWKDEEGAEVVEWVLVCALIVAAFVAGYTLLSAEITAAFKTITDALSGAGTTPAA
- a CDS encoding A24 family peptidase, which produces MDERALIIGGCIVLLVGATAIWDLLQRRIPNPLVLAGAAAGLLLQGVLSGSGGILAATYGLLVGLAVFMPGYLLGFTGAGDAKLMAAVGTFMGPLGAFQAALASIMAGSMIAIGYLLFAVLFRQTASPMTRYGLMARVLVATGRPIYIKPEQGEVMGRKFPFAVAIALGTTGWMIWQWPLG
- a CDS encoding AAA family ATPase, producing MLSEAIPLDDISHGQAAARRAPRPGTVAETGLSVLYLGDLLVKQLFEQGVLDLHQLSRESALAGSVVEEVCRFLREEGRLEVRGQGGSGALRFGLTDRGRASALEALTRDGYSGKAPVTLEEYSARIRGQALSEVGIRRETVREAFADTVIDPALLDQLGPGLHSGRAMFIHGEAGTGKSYIARRLVRLLPGEVLVPHAILVGGKALRCFDPAVHHSLEAPDESPRAAQLYLEHGHDPRYVRCHRPCIVTGGELTMQRLEVQYDAATHIHQAPVQLLANNGMLIIDDLGRQSMTPTELFNRWIVPLEERRDFLALSNGYHFSVPFDVALVFSTNLDPLSLADAAFLRRIGYKIRFAPLEQDAYRQIWAQQCRASDIPFDPALVDFVIFELHARLGVPLLACHPRDLLGLAVDRLRYWGEEAPDREVLAWAWQTYFGDFSDSDRLGGDGNTSGRSAS
- the cpaB gene encoding Flp pilus assembly protein CpaB, which gives rise to MKKKGIATMFVISILMAGGAALIAMSWMEQQSDEHDALAEAGQVVVAALQIPFGTTVQASDLKVLRLPPDSVPPGSFNEIEGVVGRVSNQVIYAGEILHEGRVAEHLGGSALAALLDPGMRAMSVRVDDVVGVAGFLLPGNRVDVVSSKRNGSRDSFESKTVLQNLKVLAVDQIASQERDGPVIVRAVTLEVAPSQAETLVKATQEGKVQLTLRNPLDPEEKPDLLAAQRELLGVEPPRERSSPPSPRTTVAQAPRRVTVIRGTQSSTVTVRN
- a CDS encoding type II and III secretion system protein family protein; translation: MVIRNEAWKGLLWALLTVTVLGWDIESEAQESTRSVAMPIEGRTVAVAVALNKAQVLQFPRAVRVVSVGNPEIADIVVMGSRQIYVLGKSTGTTNVVLWDQSENIEGTLNVTVTHDLETLKSNLHELLPGESIQVRSAQDGIVLSGEVSSAERLETALRLANRYAGGEEGIVLNLMQVGGAQQVMLDVKVAEVSRSLVKRLEANFNVFNVGSSAFRGGAVSGGASFPDAVFEGAEGLGGRLPVFGGGTPIGPVVDEFAPATATIADTGIFASYLRGDYLLNLVLDAASREGVAKILAEPNLTTLTGQPARFLAGGEFPIPVPQGDGQVAIEHKEFGVGLGFLPVVLDSGTINLQVDVSVSDLVPANSLQVGVGSGVSTQFFVPALSKRSASSTVELATGQTIAIAGMLNESLRENVSKMPGLGEVPVLGALFRSQEYIKEQTELVIFVTPRLARSFSPDQVRLPTGSFVPPSDLEFYLLGSFRSLEEGGSQRPRPSSLDLEMMSSRREGGTEGRFGHDL
- a CDS encoding AAA family ATPase, whose product is MRRQLEIQLTGRSQEQLRSLEALLCSQGDIQVNSRLMVNGNIDPLEGVSPLPDALVLLVGDHWEAELMAICERPASERPPLLVVGPKGNVELIRLAMRAGARDFFSPPIDDGEIIQFLRELARDRPKVSGRECRTTAVINAKGGSGASLVAANLAHRLARNDRSTVLVDMDVQFGCLPLYFNLVPDHGLVRALESADNLDALAMAAYVQQHDSGLGLLASSPEDRASLAEVPEARVEQVLEVLGQAHDEVVVDLPRWINGATACVLERADRVLMVMQQSVAHLHDAQRLRDVLVHELRISPARISVVVNRYDRKNDVDLNAIGNALPGLSLHTLPNDFKRASHSINMGSPLRDIAPKAPLTRQIKALVEALDAPSGHGAVRKRSLLGWALPLRH